One window of Novipirellula aureliae genomic DNA carries:
- a CDS encoding DUF1214 domain-containing protein produces MTMKRNVITLTLTAVLSITSVYAQTHSTGGSKTPIVVNVDNFNKAQTDLEFEGILKLSGINQVHSNRTPTPIDKQNVIRMNRDTLYSIGVINISKGATVTLPDSGKRYMSLMVINNDGYVNEVYYGAGSHELTMEKFETPYVGIVIRTLANPEDPADLAIAHKLQDQIQIEAGSDEPFVLPNYDKASYKATLDAILELAKGLKRYTQTFGSKADVNPVHFMIGTASAWGGLPDKDAQYINVQPNLPVGEYEITVKDVPVKGFWSISLYNEEGYFQQNKYNAYSLNSLTAKPNSDGSYTIRFGGDPDTTENCLPIMKGWNYAVRMYEPSQAIIDGTWTFPGPPTKRSK; encoded by the coding sequence ATGACCATGAAACGAAACGTCATCACCTTAACACTCACCGCCGTACTCAGCATCACGAGCGTCTACGCACAAACCCATTCAACCGGAGGATCCAAGACGCCTATCGTTGTCAATGTCGACAATTTTAACAAAGCTCAAACGGACCTTGAGTTTGAAGGAATTCTGAAGTTGTCGGGGATCAATCAAGTCCATAGCAATCGGACGCCCACCCCGATCGACAAGCAAAATGTCATTCGCATGAACCGGGACACGCTATACAGTATCGGCGTGATCAACATTTCCAAAGGCGCGACGGTCACCCTTCCCGATAGTGGCAAGCGATACATGTCATTGATGGTCATCAACAATGACGGGTATGTGAATGAAGTCTATTACGGTGCCGGATCGCATGAATTGACGATGGAGAAATTTGAAACACCCTACGTCGGTATCGTCATTCGGACCCTTGCCAACCCGGAAGATCCCGCCGATTTGGCGATCGCTCACAAACTGCAGGACCAAATTCAGATTGAGGCGGGATCCGACGAACCCTTTGTTTTGCCGAACTATGACAAAGCCAGCTATAAAGCGACACTTGATGCGATCCTTGAATTGGCCAAGGGACTGAAACGCTACACCCAGACTTTCGGCTCCAAAGCCGACGTCAATCCAGTTCACTTCATGATCGGCACTGCATCCGCCTGGGGCGGCCTGCCGGACAAGGACGCTCAGTATATCAATGTCCAACCGAATCTTCCGGTCGGCGAATACGAGATCACAGTCAAGGACGTCCCGGTCAAGGGCTTTTGGTCCATCAGCCTCTACAACGAAGAGGGATACTTCCAACAAAACAAGTACAACGCCTACAGCCTCAACAGTCTGACCGCTAAACCCAATAGCGACGGTTCCTACACCATCCGTTTTGGCGGGGATCCTGATACGACCGAGAATTGTCTGCCGATCATGAAAGGTTGGAACTACGCCGTTCGAATGTATGAACCGAGCCAGGCGATCATCGACGGCACCTGGACATTCCCGGGCCCGCCGACGAAGCGAAGCAAGTGA
- a CDS encoding DUF1254 domain-containing protein, producing MKSKIITLTLLGTLTVATAHGQSDPAREAAKTMAASIPDKVQTVAGELEFFDGVPIGDTNDLVYDYLTRSRALGVYLDNVGAVSIYSVLAGMAEQGADAPNKIAIWEQLMDSRTPVITSNTSTMYAYAPTDLANDGPTVIEIPPGMLGFLDDAWQRFVGNMGVTGPDKGKGGKYLVIPPGYEGDIPDGYFLLKPPTNRNFLFLRGSIKDGLEAAVENFKSGLKVYPLKDAANPAPTELVNMSGRSFSTIFPSTLEYYEILNNIVQAEPIDAVGPEVRGYMASIGIVKGQPFNPDERMKKLLTEAALLGNAAGRSITYDTRISGVKIYPDTNSNWVTAYANKNTSFQADGAMNLDARVLFYYNAGGVTPAMATPHVGQGSDYALGVLDNRDQPFDGAKTYKLHLPPNVPVNDFWAVTIYDTQTRCQLQTSQLFPTVGSLTKGMKKNQDGSYDVYFGPKAPEGKEGNWLATNPGKSWFCILRMYGPLEPWIEKTWRPGEIEPLN from the coding sequence ATGAAATCAAAAATCATCACCCTTACCCTCCTAGGCACGCTCACCGTGGCGACAGCGCACGGACAGAGCGACCCAGCGAGGGAAGCTGCGAAAACGATGGCGGCTTCCATCCCAGACAAAGTCCAGACGGTCGCTGGCGAGCTGGAATTCTTCGATGGTGTGCCAATTGGCGACACAAACGATCTCGTCTATGACTACCTGACCCGCTCGCGGGCGCTCGGAGTCTACCTCGACAATGTCGGTGCGGTATCGATCTACAGCGTCCTTGCCGGGATGGCCGAGCAAGGTGCCGACGCACCGAACAAGATCGCCATCTGGGAACAGTTGATGGATTCCCGGACGCCGGTCATCACCTCGAATACCTCGACGATGTACGCCTACGCTCCCACGGATCTGGCAAACGATGGCCCTACCGTCATCGAGATCCCGCCGGGCATGCTCGGCTTCCTCGACGATGCCTGGCAGCGATTCGTCGGCAACATGGGTGTCACGGGACCGGACAAGGGCAAGGGCGGTAAATACCTCGTCATCCCTCCCGGCTATGAGGGCGATATCCCGGACGGCTACTTCCTGCTAAAACCGCCGACCAACCGGAACTTCCTCTTTCTGCGTGGTTCCATCAAGGATGGCCTCGAGGCAGCCGTTGAGAACTTCAAATCGGGACTGAAAGTTTATCCGTTGAAGGATGCCGCCAATCCGGCACCGACAGAACTCGTCAACATGTCCGGCCGCTCGTTCAGCACGATCTTCCCGAGTACCCTGGAATACTATGAGATATTGAACAACATCGTTCAGGCCGAACCCATCGATGCGGTCGGTCCCGAAGTGCGTGGATACATGGCCAGTATCGGTATTGTCAAAGGACAGCCCTTCAATCCTGACGAGCGGATGAAGAAGTTGCTAACCGAGGCGGCCTTGCTTGGAAATGCCGCAGGGCGTTCCATTACATACGACACACGAATCTCTGGGGTGAAGATCTATCCCGATACGAATAGCAATTGGGTGACCGCTTATGCGAACAAAAACACCTCCTTTCAAGCAGACGGCGCGATGAATCTCGATGCTCGTGTGCTCTTCTACTACAATGCGGGTGGCGTGACCCCCGCGATGGCAACACCTCACGTGGGACAAGGCTCCGATTACGCATTGGGAGTGTTGGACAACCGCGATCAGCCTTTCGATGGAGCGAAGACCTACAAGCTGCATTTGCCCCCGAACGTGCCGGTCAATGATTTCTGGGCGGTCACGATCTACGACACTCAGACCCGTTGCCAGCTCCAAACTAGCCAGCTTTTTCCCACCGTCGGCAGCCTTACCAAGGGGATGAAGAAGAATCAAGACGGTTCCTACGACGTCTACTTCGGGCCGAAAGCACCCGAGGGCAAGGAAGGCAACTGGCTTGCCACCAACCCCGGCAAAAGCTGGTTCTGCATCCTTCGCATGTACGGACCGCTCGAGCCTTGGATCGAAAAAACCTGGCGTCCCGGCGAAATTGAACCCCTGAACTAG
- a CDS encoding DUF1254 domain-containing protein has translation MKTRVFTLTFLTAIMMTINVSGQEGGTIPQSILTPDVVETDLGKLTFKDGAPTEHTANAVADMLLFTNGLNVYNNSFRGASALGIQKGFASIGAGFNEVVIFSDLMDAASIFLTANADTVYYLSVVDLSKGPMVIEQPPKGVGTINDMWFSWIIDIGFPGPDRGEGGKYLIVPPGYEGSLPDSGFHVAHSKTNRVLYASRAYLVNNDPKPAVEMIKQNMKIYPFTPGGYGTSIATALEGGLRLGKNPPVPATKFIEASGKAFNTVPPSDFGFFEIINENVQNEPATSYDVELAGQLAAIGIVHGKPFNPDAKTKRVLTDAAKFGNASGRVLNWRYSGMHPDWSYYEGSNWGNMLWEGGYNFETPPPMLTKEGMFKPNPPTGARTLDSRTAFYFGYTLDSPGMIMRLPRVGSQYLMSFLDSQGTPFDGAQTYKVTLPKGIPAAAFWSFTVYDNQSRSMLATPQKYPRAGSQTYPSPAAKANADGSTTIYFSPKQPEGVERGNWIQTMPNKGWFTILRLYSPLESFFTKEWQPTEIELVK, from the coding sequence ATGAAAACCCGCGTATTTACCCTCACTTTCCTCACAGCCATCATGATGACGATCAACGTCTCTGGCCAAGAAGGCGGGACCATCCCCCAATCCATCCTGACACCGGACGTGGTCGAGACCGACCTCGGCAAGTTGACGTTCAAGGATGGCGCGCCGACCGAACATACCGCCAACGCGGTCGCCGACATGCTGCTCTTCACCAACGGCCTGAATGTCTATAACAACAGCTTCCGCGGGGCTTCCGCATTGGGAATCCAGAAAGGCTTCGCCAGCATCGGTGCTGGCTTCAACGAGGTTGTCATCTTTTCGGACCTGATGGACGCCGCCTCCATCTTCCTGACGGCAAACGCTGACACCGTTTACTATCTTTCCGTGGTCGACCTCAGCAAGGGTCCGATGGTGATCGAGCAGCCGCCCAAGGGCGTAGGCACCATCAACGATATGTGGTTCTCTTGGATCATCGACATCGGTTTTCCCGGTCCCGATCGCGGCGAAGGCGGCAAGTACCTGATCGTCCCACCCGGCTACGAGGGCTCGCTTCCCGACAGCGGTTTCCATGTCGCCCATTCCAAAACTAACCGAGTGCTCTATGCGTCTCGCGCCTACCTGGTCAACAATGACCCGAAGCCTGCGGTAGAGATGATCAAGCAAAACATGAAGATCTATCCGTTCACGCCGGGCGGGTACGGCACCAGTATTGCTACTGCCCTCGAGGGCGGTTTGCGACTCGGCAAGAACCCGCCAGTACCAGCGACCAAGTTCATCGAGGCCAGCGGCAAGGCTTTCAATACCGTCCCACCGAGCGACTTCGGCTTCTTTGAGATAATCAATGAGAATGTTCAGAACGAACCGGCGACCAGCTACGACGTCGAACTCGCCGGCCAACTTGCCGCTATCGGCATCGTCCACGGCAAGCCCTTCAATCCGGACGCCAAGACCAAACGCGTTCTTACCGATGCCGCCAAATTTGGCAATGCCAGCGGCCGCGTCCTCAACTGGCGCTATTCCGGCATGCACCCCGACTGGAGCTACTACGAAGGCTCGAACTGGGGCAACATGCTCTGGGAAGGTGGCTACAACTTCGAAACGCCACCGCCGATGCTCACCAAGGAAGGCATGTTCAAACCGAACCCGCCGACCGGCGCGCGCACCTTGGATTCACGCACCGCGTTCTACTTCGGCTACACGCTGGACTCTCCCGGCATGATCATGCGGTTGCCTCGCGTCGGTTCGCAGTATCTGATGTCCTTCCTGGATTCACAGGGCACGCCTTTCGATGGTGCCCAGACCTACAAGGTCACTCTGCCCAAGGGGATCCCAGCCGCCGCATTCTGGTCCTTCACTGTCTATGACAACCAGTCGCGGTCCATGCTCGCCACGCCACAGAAATATCCGCGTGCCGGCAGCCAGACCTATCCGTCGCCAGCCGCGAAAGCCAACGCTGACGGTTCCACAACGATCTACTTCAGCCCGAAACAGCCGGAAGGCGTCGAACGTGGGAATTGGATTCAAACCATGCCGAACAAGGGCTGGTTCACCATCCTCCGCCTCTACAGCCCGCTCGAGTCATTCTTCACCAAAGAATGGCAACCGACGGAGATCGAGTTGGTGAAATAG
- a CDS encoding APC family permease, translated as MTETNSEPGNNESKLGALSTLSIGIGGMVGGGIFAVTGLTIQVTRGGAPIAFLIAGIVALLTSYSYLKLTLRFPGEGGTVDFLNRGFGSGIVTGSANILLVMSYVVLVAVYAYAFGSYGASFFPEADRPFWSHVLTSGVIVGLVILNILASNLVIRSENAFNAIKMLLLTVFIVAGLLTPMDWTRLSPDNFVAAPSLIAGAMLIFLNYEGFELIANASKDVANPKRTLPIAYIGGVLVVIAIYMLIVIVVVGHLSFGEVAKDSDTALSVAAEDVMGRTGFIAIAVAALLATSSAINATFFSTGKLAYIIAKTGELPTELERSFRSQHFEGTLITAALALVVANLVPLEAIATMGSAGFLLIFMMVNIANIRLARETNSHAWLSGLAALSTAIALILLCIKVDENPATRNHLWILVGMIVGSFAIEIVYRKFTGRQVQLNEEKVRT; from the coding sequence GTGACTGAAACCAATTCTGAACCGGGAAATAACGAATCGAAGCTTGGCGCACTGTCGACGCTTTCCATCGGCATCGGTGGGATGGTCGGTGGCGGCATTTTTGCCGTGACCGGACTGACGATTCAGGTCACCCGTGGTGGCGCGCCGATTGCCTTTCTGATCGCGGGAATCGTGGCGTTACTCACCAGCTACTCCTACTTAAAGTTGACGCTCCGTTTCCCGGGCGAAGGGGGCACGGTTGATTTCCTGAATCGGGGGTTCGGAAGCGGTATCGTCACAGGGTCAGCCAACATCTTGCTGGTCATGAGTTATGTCGTGCTGGTCGCCGTTTATGCCTATGCCTTTGGAAGCTATGGCGCGAGTTTTTTCCCAGAGGCTGATCGGCCGTTCTGGAGTCACGTGCTGACCAGTGGCGTGATTGTCGGTTTGGTCATTTTGAATATTCTCGCGTCGAACCTGGTGATTCGATCCGAGAATGCATTTAACGCCATCAAGATGCTGCTGTTGACTGTTTTTATCGTGGCAGGATTGCTGACGCCGATGGATTGGACTCGGCTCAGCCCTGATAACTTTGTGGCGGCACCGAGTCTGATTGCCGGTGCGATGCTGATTTTTTTGAACTACGAGGGATTCGAACTGATTGCCAACGCGTCCAAGGATGTGGCCAATCCGAAGCGGACGCTACCGATAGCCTATATCGGCGGAGTCCTAGTTGTGATCGCGATTTACATGCTGATTGTGATTGTCGTGGTCGGGCATTTGAGTTTCGGGGAAGTGGCGAAAGACAGCGACACGGCTTTGTCGGTCGCAGCGGAGGATGTGATGGGCAGAACCGGTTTTATCGCAATTGCCGTGGCCGCCTTGTTGGCAACCAGTTCAGCAATCAATGCCACATTCTTCAGTACTGGGAAACTGGCATACATCATCGCAAAGACGGGTGAATTGCCAACCGAATTGGAGCGATCTTTTCGTAGCCAACATTTTGAAGGAACTCTGATCACGGCGGCGCTGGCTCTTGTCGTGGCTAATTTGGTTCCGCTCGAAGCGATCGCCACCATGGGCAGTGCCGGATTCTTGCTGATCTTCATGATGGTCAATATTGCCAACATTCGCCTGGCACGCGAAACCAACAGCCACGCCTGGTTGTCGGGTCTAGCGGCATTGAGTACTGCCATTGCCCTGATCCTACTGTGTATCAAAGTCGACGAAAATCCCGCGACTCGCAACCACTTGTGGATCTTGGTGGGGATGATCGTCGGTTCGTTTGCGATTGAGATCGTGTATCGAAAATTCACCGGGCGACAGGTTCAATTGAACGAGGAAAAAGTCAGGACTTAG